The Nicotiana tomentosiformis chromosome 2, ASM39032v3, whole genome shotgun sequence genome includes the window CTTTTTGTAGACTAATAAAGCTTAGTGTCTTAAAAACGTTGAAGTCTTTTGTAACTTAAGGTGTGGCCTAGTGACCAATGAAGTTGATGGAGAACCACGAGGTCTCAGGTTCGAATCTAGCGGGGGCAAAAAGAAAATACTTGGTGAATTTGCCCAAGACCCAATACTTGTGCTCGTGGTGGTAGCAGATACCCGGTGGAATAGTCATGCCGCAAACTGGCCTACAAGTGGGGTTTGGAGAGGGTAGAtagtacgtagaccttacccctacagtGAATGTAGAGAGATTGTTTGCAGTAGACCCTCGGCACGAGAGAAAATGAAggtctaccctccccagaccccacttgtgggattatactggatttgttgttgttgtacggTAGTGTACCCGTACACTACCGTcattgaaaaaaagaagaagttgaaGTCTTTTCTAAAGAGTAGTACTCAAGAACTGTTAAGACATGTTGGAATAGGCTGCCATTGTTCTCTTTAAGTTGCTTATTAAAAAAGAAGTAAAATTTGAGGAGGTAAAAGAAAAACAATGAATCTTGTAAATCTGGAATGTAGGAATTGGGTGGCCCTATCTGGTCTGAGTTAATTTTATGTTTTTGGTTTTCCAATTCAACATTATTTATAATTTCTTTTGGAGGCGGTTTGTGATTGGATAAGCTTAAGATAAATCAGAATTGGGGTTATAGACTTATAGGGGTGAAATAATTTTTGTTTCCCGCTGTTTCTTCTTATCGTAATTTCTTTTGCTGATCCAATCAGAAGGTAGCTATCCTTATCCTTCTCATTACACTTGCTCTATATCTAGTTTTGGTTCTTATTTTGCTTAACATCTCCTTCGAGATGGAGTCATAACTCATAAGCCATGGCATAAAACATAAATGAAGCACAAAAACCATGTAGTGAATCTCTCGTTATCTTCATCATCATGAGTGCAGAGTTAATTGACAGCAGTGAACAAAGAATCCATTGACCCTATCACGATCAAACTGGTACCATGGCTCCACTGAGACAGTCATGCGATGAGATTATTCTAAGCTCAAAAAGGTGAGAAGGAAAAGCACTGAGCACTTGCAGTGACTGGATCTTCCATGTTCTATATTGTTAAGGATAGTTGATTTTCGAGTATTTTGCTGTTCGGACTCTTCTAAGGGTATGTGATGTAATAGAATACGTGATGTGTGATTAGAAAAGTTATAGAGAAGCAACAGCACAAAGTAGAAAAGTTCAGGAACACAAGAGAAATCCTTCCGTGGCTAGAAAGTATCGGAAATTATGCTCTTAGAATAGAAGAAGTATATGGATTTTATGGAGCAAAAGTCTCTTAATCTTTTGGCTCCTAAAGTAAGCTCAGATCTGAAATTTTAGCTCTTCCAATCAAATACTAAGCATGTCTCTTAAAGTTGTCTCTCAATCTCTCTTTATTATGGGTTTCAGTCCCCTGGTAGTTGGAACTTTTGTTGATGACTTTCATTTGTCAAAATTCTTTTAATTCTTAAAGGATGTGAAAACAGTGGGCAACTACCCCTTTTTAACTTCCTGGGTTTGCATTTGAAATCagaataatattttctcggaaccTGTCTATTCTGAATTCTCACCAGAGTTGCTGCAGGTGTATTCCGTTTAAGTTCAGGGATACGGAACAAAATGGTGGTGACACATCCAAAAAGATAGTCGAAGTACTGATGATAAACTCAACAAGCGGGCCTGGTCTTCTGTTTCCGAAGGTGAGAATTGTTCTATTGGATTTCGAGCAATATGTTAAGGTAGTTCTAATGATTAAAGTGTTTTCTTGGGCTATCATTAAGTTACCTTATGTGACTTTGTCTTCTGATGGATTTGATCGTAAGGTCCTTTTTAGCACTTTGTATTTTAACCTCATAACTAAGAGATTTGCTGACATTCTTCCTCCACCGTGAAACTGAACCTTACCAAGTTTAACAACGAAAAAAATACCAAGTTTTACGTTGACGATTGACAAGCTTCACTCTTTAATGTTCTTGTAAAATACAGTAACCATGTTTCACATGCTTCATTCTCTTTATGACTAATTATGCTAGTTATATGTTGCTGCATTGCAACCTGGTAGCACTACTAGTATTTTATTCAATCAAAGGTAGACAAGCATCAGCGCATACTTGAACCAGTGAATTGGCATTTACAGTTGgttctcctttttttctttcaGACATTACACTTGACTTGAtagacttcttcttcttttctttaattgttctttttttttttggttccgGTTTCTGCTTTTTCAGTTATTAGCAGCACCACGATATTGGAGAATAAGCTCTTTCTATTCATGTTTATTTTGCCTTAGAGCTGTCAAGATGTCTATGAGTGCTGTTAATTGACATCTCTGTCTTTGTATATATAGGGAGGGTGGGAAAATGATGAAACAGTTAAAGAGGCAGCTGTTCGTGAAGCCATAGAGGAGGCTGGAGTTCGTGGGGATTTAGTGGTGAGATTGTTGTATCCTATCTTCATTTATTCTGTAGCATTTGGATACACTAATAAGTTATTCCCTGCCGCATGGAGGTTCACCATGCTTTAGTGGGTTTTGCTAGATGTATTTTGCATGTTAAGTAGACCACATTGGCAAAATCAACATTTCCACTGCCATGAGCTTTGGATGTGGTCATGTCTTTTTGTTGCTTAATCATCTTTACTCCTTTCTGCTCAGTAAGTTGTTTTATTATTAATGGGGTGAACTTTTTACAATATGATACTAATTCTGACCTGCTCCTTTTTAGCATCGTGATGTGATAAGAACTTCAATATAGTTCTCTCTTCCAAAGAAAGCTACTGTCGTCTGTAATAAAAATAATAGAACTACAATagtctatgttgctcggactcgggtgcaAGTATCCGATTCATGTGCGGATCTAGAGTTTGGATTTTTCATCACATGAATTTTAGGATTCGGAGGTATGGATCCAGGTTCGGATAGGGATGTCGGGGTATGGATCCGGTTCGGATAGGGATGTCGGGGTATGGCTTATAAATGTATATTACGACTATATAAAGTCTATATTTCAACTAGTAAAAGTTATTGAACTAAAACTAATAAAATTTTATTCTTTATATCACATAATAGAAAAGCATTCTCATACTtaatataactatatatatatgacATAAACCCAAAAATCAAACCAAATGCCCAATCAATCTGTACTTCTTGGTCATAGAATGTAGTCAAAGTACCCAAGGTAAGTTGACCAAATCCGGTATGGATCTCAcacccatacccacacccatgaCGTGTTGACACGGGTGCGGCTGGGATTTTGAAGAGTCCGCACAACACAAGTAATAACATTTAATGAAGGGTGAACTTTATTTTAGAATATTTTAGAAGAGTCGAAGCTAAAGTTCATTAATTGGTCCAAGTACAGTAATATTAAATTTATCATAGTAACTTACTAAAGAAATATACTTGTCTCAGTTTAGATTGTCGTCGGTCAACTTTTTGTTTTTAAACAAGTAACTTATATAAATAAACTTGTAGGTCAGCATATGTAGAAGTTATGTGATTCCCTTGTATTTTTGTTTTCCATGAATCCGTGGGATTTATACCTCTTCTTTTCAGCATTTTTTGGGATATTACCTCTTTAAAAGCAAAACACTTCAAGACGAGTACAGTCCAGAAGGTCTGTGTAGAGCTGCCATGTTTGCTTTGTTTGTAAAGGAAGAGCTTGATTGTTGGCCAGAACAGAACCGCCGGAAAAGAAGTTGGCTGACAATTCCTGAGGCAATTGAATGTTGCCGGCACCAATGGATGAGAGAGGCTCTTGAGGAAGGATTTCTGAAGTGGCATGAGGGTGGTATGGTAAGCACAATTAACAACGACGAGGACTAGTTTTTCTCTTTACTCCTCCCTGACCAACATTGAAGGTTTTTAGACCAATTTGAAGTTATGTTCTTTTAGATATTGAACCATGTTTTGATGATTTTTAACTGATTCATTGCTTTCCCAGAAAACTGATGGAGAACCAGATAGAAAAGAAACAAGAAAATTATTCCCATCTTCATCATTTTCTTGCTAACTACATTTGGTTACACAAGTAGTGGACTAACCATACTAGTCAGATTAACAGATGATGCTTTTCTGTGTAACTACAATTTCATGATCTATTCTTCATTTCTTGGACATAATAATGACAAGCATATTATGAACAGTCTACACAATATATTATCAATACTCTCTAGTGGGAGGACAAATAATGGTAAAAATTTACCCGCACCCTGTGATTACACCAAAACGATGAATGCAAGATGTGTATCTCGCATACACACATTTGTCACCTAACCGTGTATTCTCATTTTAATTTATACTAACTACTAAGGTTAAATTGTTTGGTTTGATGTAAACATTGGGTACGGGCAAAGTATTTACCGACGAAGAACCCTCTTGAAGAGGCTTCACTATGTGTATGCTTCACATTTTAAAGTTGTCTGATGAATGCTATAAGTGGCGGCAAAATTATTTTTATAGCAGAAACTATTATTTGGTTCTTCAATAAAGTTGCTGATAGACATGCCACATGTGATAGCCACCAGTAGAAGACATTTAGATTAAAGTGTGATCATCTCGCTTTAAAAGATTAAACATTTAGATTAAGTGATCACACAGTTCAATATGGTATCCGACCAAGAAAAGATTTTGGATTCGGAATTGAGGTGGATGGTTCAAACTCCATCAGCGATATAGTATTCCTTTCGCCCTCCACCCCTCCCTTGATATAATTAGGAAGGGAAAAAAGAAGGTTTGTATTAGCGAGTAATCAGGCTCTGTTATGAAGGAAAAAGAACTTCAATTACCTATTTTACTTGACCTGAAACTGAAAGAAATCTCAAAGTCAGATTAGAAGTACTGcttaattttataacttttttcgAATTTAACATTATTCAATCTGTCTTGAAAGATCGAGGACTAGAAAATATATCTAGAAAAATGACAATCTTATCATGATTTACGGATGGTCTCAGAAAAATAATGTGGGaattaaagaactttaaacttcTTTCTATTGATTTTTCCGATTTGTCAAAGAAGCTTCCTACTTTATTTATTACGTTGAAATTTTATTGTCCATCTTTTTCTTCGAGAAATACTACTATTCCGACTTAAGGAAGATGACAATCTCCAGAACACTAAGTACATTTTTTCGGTGTAAATGTGAAtattagattttaaaatatttttacagTTAACTTATATATTAGAAATTGAATCACATAGAAGTACCAGAAGTTAGAGTCTTTTATTTGACTCCAAAAGTAGTGACAATTCCATCTTATTCGAGGCAGACGAAGTACTTATTTCCCAATAAGCTAattgtttttgtgtgctatctaCTTTGGGAAAAAGCGGGATCTTTACATAAATAACCGACCATattaattgtttactttttctagtcatatatacaaattatacattaattatacacaattatacacatacaatacataaattatgcatatattatatctcCACCAACTATTTTTAATTATAAGTTATTAGgggcggctatttgggttaattcttcaaaagCAAGCAAAAGAAAAGGAGATGTAGAACTAGAGTGGTTAGATGGAAGTATCATGAACTTCAAATCTTTATAGAGTTAAAAGTTTTTTTTAGGGATAACTTATAGATGACCTCTTAACATATTATTGTCTGATAATTTGGATGATTCTGAAACGAAAACATGCTGGGAAAAGCTTTGTGATGTCCCATATTTAGTACCTAGATTATGGGGGAACTCCTACATGGACAAAGGATGCTATATATTGGATGACTGACTGCATGTGGTGACTATTGTGCTACTTGTGCCGCTTCTTGCGAATCATCTATAACAGTATTTGACGTTGAAAAAGAGAATTTTCGTCTCGTATCTCATCCGGAAGAAGAATGTAATAACCAGCTTTTGCCAAGTATACATGCTCATATGCACCTTTTTGAGACGTCAGGCCATGTGTCGTTCCGCAAATTTGCATTTCCGGCATGGGTGTGGCAACAATAGATATATGAGATAATAATTATAAATGGGGTCTGAGGACGACAATCCGTGAAGTTTGACTTCTCGAACTATGCGCTTTGCCATCGGAATCCAATGGCATACTAAATGGGGAGTTGATCATCAGTGATGTAAATAGAGGAGTAGTTTTGGCCTACAATCTCCAATTGCAAACCACCAGAATGATAGAGTTTGACGAAATGGAAATCatcttagtttttttttttttttgggtaacaGGGAAAACCCGCAGCCGCTACAATCCCTGTCATAGCCTCTGCCCTTCGGGTGAGCATTTTGTGGTGAGCACTTTGTGTGCACTGGGTAAACCTCCCCTTGTGTAATAACCTACAAACCATACAGAGGATGTAAATGAACTAAGCAAGCCATGTGCGACAAGCTCAACCAAGAAAGCATTGAGGGGGAATTGATCCATCATCTTAGTTTTTATTCATAGCAAAACCGTTGTTTCGCTGCGAGAAACTACTCCAAATTCAAAAACCCTGGCACTCACATCTCAAAACTTAGATATTTCCTATCTAAGCTGAAAATTATGTGCTCCAAAGGGTTTAGATTTATGAGGGATGAAGAATACTAAAAAATAGCAAATTTGCGACCGCCAAATCCGTCGGAAAACACGTGATCGAAATATATTTGCGACGGAATCAGTCGCAAATTGAATAATACGGGACATTTGAATCATACTTATGCATTTAACTTTGTATAGAAACTATCTAGCCCTTGgtattcatatttttttttccacattcaatattTTACTTTACCATATTTGCTTACACCTTGATATATAGATTGTTATATATAGTACTCTTAAGTGAAATATGTCTTTTGTAATATTTTTTAGCAACATATGTGGAAGGTAATGAAAGGATGTTTTGGATTCTTTTTGTTGATATCTCATCATCCTGTCAATGAGTAGCTAGTTTTGTGTTTCTAAGTGGTATTAGGAAATTTAGCTAGTTTCTTAAATTTTATGG containing:
- the LOC104089680 gene encoding nudix hydrolase 16, mitochondrial-like isoform X3, which encodes MAPLRQSCDEIILSSKRCIPFKFRDTEQNGGDTSKKIVEVLMINSTSGPGLLFPKGGWENDETVKEAAVREAIEEAGVRGDLVHFLGYYLFKSKTLQDEYSPEGLCRAAMFALFVKEELDCWPEQNRRKRSWLTIPEAIECCRHQWMREALEEGFLKWHEGGMVSTINNDED
- the LOC104089680 gene encoding nudix hydrolase 16, mitochondrial-like isoform X1, which translates into the protein MSELVARTGRHQQRYEEGYRLIAGCCRCIPFKFRDTEQNGGDTSKKIVEVLMINSTSGPGLLFPKGGWENDETVKEAAVREAIEEAGVRGDLVHFLGYYLFKSKTLQDEYSPEGLCRAAMFALFVKEELDCWPEQNRRKRSWLTIPEAIECCRHQWMREALEEGFLKWHEGGMVSTINNDED
- the LOC104089680 gene encoding nudix hydrolase 16, mitochondrial-like isoform X2, whose amino-acid sequence is MSELVARTGRHQQRYEEGYRLIAGCIPFKFRDTEQNGGDTSKKIVEVLMINSTSGPGLLFPKGGWENDETVKEAAVREAIEEAGVRGDLVHFLGYYLFKSKTLQDEYSPEGLCRAAMFALFVKEELDCWPEQNRRKRSWLTIPEAIECCRHQWMREALEEGFLKWHEGGMVSTINNDED